From the Lactuca sativa cultivar Salinas chromosome 9, Lsat_Salinas_v11, whole genome shotgun sequence genome, the window GGGTTTAGTGTTATATTTGATTGGACATAAATAAACATAATATGAACTTTTTCTTCAACCGTAACAGATAACACAAATAAGTCGAAACAATAATAATGGAAGCCAAAAGTACTTATACCTTACAAACATTTTAAAAGTGTTCTAAATGTAGATCATTTAAGTAATTAATTACTTTTTCGATGTAGCTACTtctttaataaaatgttttttatgTAAAAGAAACGTGATTAATTGTAAATGTGGAATTAATtgccaaaaattcatttttgatgtaTTTTCTTAATTATACCGATCATAAACTTATACAATATATTTACTAATGTTAACTGCAAGACGCACATGCACTGATGCACATAGACAATATCCCTATAAATATATGGTATCATCCATAACTCTTTCTTACCCCAAAGCAAGATATTGTAAGAAAACAAACAAGTTACACTCTAACAATGGCAGAGATGATGATGAAGGTTTTATGTGTTGTGGTGGCTTTCATGGTGGTGTCAACGCCTTATACAATGGCTATTACTTGTGATGATGTTGTTAACAAGTTGACCCCATGCGCAAACTACCTGAAGAAGGGTGGTGCAGTGTCAGCGGCATGTTGTAAGGGTGTTAAGGGACTGCATGCGGCGGCTAAATCAACCCCTGACCGGAAGACCGCCTGCGTTTGTATGAAggaagcatataaatcaaatccCGGCATCAAACCAGAGAACGCTCTTGTTCTTCCAAAAAAGTGTGCTGTTAATATTCCTTACAAGATCAGCCTTAAAACCGACTGCTCCAAGTATGTCCAGCTTAAACTCTTTTTTGGAAATAAAATAATTGCATGTGTTGTTTCCTTTTAATTAAGCATGTGCAATATTTTACTTGATTTACGGTTCAATTTTTACTCGACCTTCAAGAATTTAAGCATCTTTTATAGGGATGATATTACAAATATGACCATCTTTTGTAATTACAATATTGAAAATTTTAACAATCTTTTAGACAAAAAGCGGAAATAACCATTGTGTTCAAAACCAGTCGATTGCAAAATACTTTTTGATTTGTGAAATAGTGAGTTGTGAAATAGGTTTTTCTAAAAATATAATTTGGTTAGCTCCAAAATTTTAAACCGTCTCACTCATCACTCTCGTTCGAAAGTCGAAGCTTTTTCCAAAAAAGTAATTCGAACTTCCGGCTTTTTCTACCGCTATCATTCTTATCCTCATTATCTTTTCCCTTCCCTCGCAAGTCATTATCTAAATCGTTTTTATGGCATGTCTTGTGAAGAAGATATGGACAAATTAAATATCCTACAAAACATTTGATTTTTCCTCTACTTCGCTTTCGATTAATATAGGTGTAAAAACTGCTCCCTCAATAAATAAAACTTgacaaaaattaaggaaaaataacattttttttttctatttggaAATTCTAAGAAGCATTCCGAAATTGTGAAACTAAAATTTAgctttcttttattactacatttTAAGGGGTTTTTTTGTTGTGTTGAAAAACAATTTCGAATCTTTGGAATCTTAAAGTGAGTAGTTGTGAAATTGGAGGTAAAAATGAcatttagaaattacataatttTGGTGATTCTATATTTAGATTGAAAATTAGAACCTTCAaagatttatatttttaatatattataagaccCATGTACTATACGAGTTcatgcataaaaaaaattaaaatatgaagGTCTGAACATATAGGAGTTTGAATTTACAAGAAATCTACGAAAATATCaaatatttgaaattgaaatacgtatttctatttaaattaaaaaaataatttaaattaataaaaaaataattggtctttaatttagtaattaaaattaaatttcatTAATAAATTGATATATCTTTATTATtccatttattataattattatattttaatattatgtgaagtttaataaaatagaaagaaaaagaaaactaTTATGTGACATGTGGAAaacatttaatttaaaataactacaaaataaatgacatgaaacaaaataaatgaaaatgtaacatatgacaaaaaaaaaagaaatttatttattagagtagatagtggaatatatatatatatatatatatatatatatatatatatatatatatatatatatatatatatatatatatatatatatatatatatatatatatatatatatatatatatatatatatatatatatatatatatatatatatgatttaaagaTAATCCCGTGTGATTCATTATGCAGGGTGAAGTGATTCATTATGCAGGGTGAAGTGATCAGCCTTATATTGAATGTATGGACATGGAGACATGCGTTTGGGTTCCGAATATGCAAAAACATGTAATAACAACTATCGGTAAAATAAAAACTATAGATCTGGTTCTCCATTAGGTTCTTGTTTTGTATGTCTTTGACATAATACATTGTTCATGTTATTAAATTATGCAGTCAGTATGGTTTTCCTCATAAATTTGGTTTTATAAAAACacacttatacatacatacatacatacatacatacttcttttggaaaaactatgaCTAAAATAATGTAAAAAAATGGCTAAAATTGCATTagagaaaacaaagaaaaatacaaCAACAAAGTTCAACAAGCCATCACCATGAACGGGCCACAACACTAATCAAGCCAATGAATACTAAAATTGTTTATTTCTTAAATTGTAATTGAACAATTTGAATTTTTTAATGAAGCACAAATACAAAGTACAATTGAATCAAGAACATACATTGAA encodes:
- the LOC111898282 gene encoding non-specific lipid-transfer protein Lac s 1-like, with translation MAEMMMKVLCVVVAFMVVSTPYTMAITCDDVVNKLTPCANYLKKGGAVSAACCKGVKGLHAAAKSTPDRKTACVCMKEAYKSNPGIKPENALVLPKKCAVNIPYKISLKTDCSKVK